The Serpentinimonas maccroryi genome has a segment encoding these proteins:
- a CDS encoding glycerol-3-phosphate dehydrogenase/oxidase, producing the protein MNRQQSLEHLQRVPVWDLLVVGGGATGLGVALEAAQRGWRVALLESHDFASGTSSRSTKLLHGGVRYLAQGNLALVREALAERQAVLKIAPHLAQPLPFVMPCYQPWQAPFYGVGLKLYDWLAGRAGLGPTRWLGREQTQAALPGVQALGLRGGIQYWDAQFEDARLALAVARSAEVAGALLLNCVQVQGIEAGADVQGGRVLRVQALDRHGGQRLQLQARCVVNATGVWVDQLRQGVQPEAPPLVQPSQGVHLVVARDFLPGQQALLVPRTADGRVLFAVPWLGALVLGSTDTPRTDLPREPEPFEAEIEFILREASQALARPVRRADVRSVWVGLRPLVAAPAAGGSTQALSREHRIVVDPAGLVTVTGGKWTTYRAMASEVLAHGVAAGLLAPRPALDHPLTPLFGAGEANAQAHADANEAAGANAALTHPALHQAPGLHLYGDQAAAVQALPGAERALGMGLTEAMVRYAVRHEWALTVEDVLARRWRALFLDATAAEGMAAAVAAIVQDELQRAGAPHTDPGLQAFVALAQRYRLN; encoded by the coding sequence ATGAACCGCCAGCAGTCTCTAGAGCATTTGCAGCGCGTCCCGGTGTGGGATCTGCTGGTCGTCGGCGGCGGTGCCACCGGTTTGGGGGTGGCGCTGGAGGCGGCGCAGCGCGGCTGGCGGGTGGCGCTGCTGGAGTCGCACGACTTCGCCAGCGGCACCTCGTCGCGTTCCACCAAGCTGCTGCACGGCGGGGTGCGCTACTTGGCGCAGGGTAATCTGGCCTTGGTGCGCGAGGCGCTGGCCGAACGCCAAGCGGTGCTCAAGATTGCCCCGCATCTGGCGCAGCCGCTGCCTTTCGTGATGCCCTGCTACCAGCCTTGGCAAGCGCCTTTTTATGGGGTCGGGCTCAAGCTCTACGATTGGTTGGCCGGCCGCGCGGGCCTAGGGCCCACCCGGTGGCTGGGGCGCGAGCAGACCCAAGCCGCGCTGCCGGGGGTGCAGGCGCTGGGGTTGCGCGGCGGCATCCAGTACTGGGACGCCCAGTTCGAGGACGCGCGGCTGGCGCTGGCTGTGGCGCGCAGCGCCGAGGTGGCTGGGGCGCTGTTGCTCAATTGCGTGCAGGTGCAGGGCATTGAAGCGGGCGCCGATGTTCAGGGTGGCCGCGTGCTGCGGGTGCAGGCGCTCGACCGCCACGGGGGCCAGCGGTTGCAGTTGCAGGCGCGTTGCGTCGTCAACGCCACCGGGGTCTGGGTGGACCAGCTGCGCCAGGGCGTGCAACCCGAAGCGCCGCCGCTGGTGCAGCCCAGTCAAGGGGTGCATCTGGTGGTGGCGCGCGATTTTCTGCCCGGGCAGCAGGCCCTGCTGGTGCCGCGCACCGCCGATGGCCGGGTGCTGTTTGCGGTGCCGTGGCTGGGGGCGCTGGTGTTGGGCAGCACCGACACGCCGCGCACCGACCTGCCGCGCGAACCCGAGCCGTTCGAGGCCGAAATCGAGTTCATCTTGCGCGAGGCGTCGCAGGCGCTGGCGCGGCCGGTGCGCCGCGCCGACGTGCGCAGCGTCTGGGTGGGCTTGCGGCCGCTGGTGGCGGCGCCCGCAGCAGGGGGGAGCACCCAAGCGTTGTCGCGCGAGCACCGCATCGTGGTCGATCCCGCTGGGCTGGTGACGGTCACGGGGGGCAAGTGGACCACCTACCGCGCCATGGCCAGCGAGGTGCTGGCGCACGGGGTGGCGGCCGGGTTGTTGGCGCCGCGCCCGGCCTTGGACCATCCATTGACCCCTTTATTTGGGGCTGGCGAAGCAAACGCGCAAGCCCATGCGGATGCGAATGAGGCCGCAGGAGCAAATGCCGCACTTACGCACCCAGCGCTGCACCAGGCGCCGGGCTTGCACCTCTACGGCGACCAAGCAGCGGCGGTGCAGGCCCTGCCCGGTGCCGAGCGAGCGCTGGGCATGGGCCTGACCGAGGCCATGGTGCGCTACGCCGTGCGCCACGAGTGGGCGCTGACGGTCGAAGACGTGTTGGCGCGGCGCTGGCGCGCGCTGTTCCTCGATGCCACCGCCGCCGAAGGCATGGCTGCGGCAGTGGCCGCTATCGTGCAAGACGAGTTGCAGCGCGCCGGCGCACCGCACACCGACCCCGGCTTGCAGGCCTTTGTGGCGCTCGCGCAACGCTACCGGCTCAACTAA
- the rplN gene encoding 50S ribosomal protein L14, whose product MIQTQSRLDVADNTGAKSVMCIKVLGGSKRRYASVGDVIKVSIKEAAPRGRVKKGEIYNAVVVRTAKGLRRPDGALIKFDGNAAVLLNAKLEPIGTRIFGPVTRELRTEKFMKIVSLAPEVL is encoded by the coding sequence ATGATTCAAACGCAATCTCGACTCGATGTTGCCGACAACACGGGTGCCAAGTCCGTGATGTGCATCAAGGTGCTCGGTGGCTCCAAGCGCCGTTACGCCAGTGTGGGCGACGTCATCAAAGTCAGCATCAAAGAAGCCGCGCCGCGTGGGCGCGTCAAAAAAGGCGAAATCTACAACGCCGTGGTGGTGCGCACCGCCAAAGGCTTGCGCCGCCCAGACGGGGCTTTGATCAAGTTTGACGGCAACGCCGCCGTGCTGCTCAACGCCAAGCTCGAGCCCATCGGCACCCGCATCTTTGGACCGGTGACGCGCGAACTGCGCACCGAGAAGTTCATGAAGATCGTTTCGCTGGCCCCGGAAGTTCTGTAA
- the rplX gene encoding 50S ribosomal protein L24, with protein sequence MNKIRKGDEVIVIAGRDKGKRGKVTQRADETRLLVEGVNIVKKHAKPNPMKGVTGGIIAKTMSIHQSNVAIFNPASGKADRVGIKVLEDGSKVRVFKSNGAEIKVA encoded by the coding sequence ATGAACAAAATTCGCAAAGGCGACGAAGTCATCGTCATCGCCGGCCGTGACAAAGGCAAGCGCGGCAAGGTCACGCAGCGCGCCGACGAGACGCGCCTGCTGGTCGAGGGCGTCAACATCGTCAAGAAGCACGCCAAGCCCAACCCGATGAAGGGTGTCACCGGCGGCATCATCGCCAAGACGATGTCGATCCATCAGTCCAACGTGGCAATCTTCAACCCGGCCAGCGGCAAGGCCGACCGCGTGGGCATCAAGGTGCTCGAAGACGGCAGCAAAGTGCGCGTCTTCAAATCCAACGGCGCTGAAATCAAGGTGGCATGA
- the rplE gene encoding 50S ribosomal protein L5 produces the protein MTRFQQIYRDKVAPALKEQFGFESVMQVPRITKITLNMGVGEAVADKKVLENAVGDLSKIAGQKPVVTRARKAIAGFKIREGQPIGCMVTLRGARMYEFLDRFVTVALPRVRDFRGISGKAFDGRGNYNIGVKEQIIFPEIEYDKVDALRGLNISITTTAKNDAECKALLSGFRFPFKN, from the coding sequence ATGACACGCTTTCAACAAATTTACCGCGACAAAGTGGCCCCGGCGCTCAAAGAGCAGTTTGGCTTCGAGTCTGTGATGCAGGTGCCGCGCATCACCAAAATCACCCTCAACATGGGGGTGGGTGAGGCCGTGGCCGACAAAAAAGTGCTGGAAAACGCCGTCGGCGACCTGAGCAAGATCGCCGGTCAAAAACCGGTGGTCACCCGTGCCCGCAAGGCCATCGCCGGTTTCAAAATCCGCGAAGGCCAGCCGATCGGCTGCATGGTCACGCTGCGCGGCGCGCGCATGTACGAGTTCCTCGATCGCTTCGTCACCGTGGCGCTGCCGCGGGTGCGCGACTTTCGCGGCATCTCGGGCAAGGCCTTCGATGGCCGTGGCAACTACAACATCGGCGTCAAAGAGCAGATCATTTTCCCCGAGATCGAATACGACAAGGTCGATGCCTTGCGTGGGCTGAACATCAGCATCACCACCACCGCCAAGAACGACGCCGAGTGCAAGGCGCTGCTGTCTGGTTTCCGTTTCCCGTTCAAGAACTGA
- the rpsN gene encoding 30S ribosomal protein S14, translating to MAKQALLQRELKRDQLVAKFAKKYNELKATAKDAKRSDEERDAARLALQKLPRNANPTRQRNRCEITGRARGTFKQFGLGRMKVREMAFAGEIPGITKASW from the coding sequence GTGGCCAAACAAGCTTTGCTCCAGCGTGAACTCAAGCGCGACCAACTGGTCGCCAAGTTTGCCAAAAAGTACAACGAATTGAAGGCAACCGCCAAAGACGCCAAGCGCAGCGACGAAGAGCGCGACGCCGCCCGTCTGGCGCTGCAAAAACTGCCGCGCAACGCCAACCCGACGCGCCAGCGCAACCGCTGCGAAATCACCGGCCGTGCCCGTGGCACCTTTAAGCAGTTCGGTCTGGGGCGCATGAAAGTGCGTGAAATGGCCTTTGCCGGCGAAATCCCCGGCATCACCAAAGCCAGCTGGTAA
- the rpsH gene encoding 30S ribosomal protein S8, with the protein MSMSDPIADMLTRIRNAQMVEKPTVAMPASKVKAAIAQVLKDEGYIDGFQVKSQDGKNELVIGLKYYAGRPVIERIERVSRPGLRVYKGSKSIPQVMNGLGVAIVTTPQGVMTDRKARAAGVGGEVLCYVA; encoded by the coding sequence ATGAGCATGAGTGATCCCATCGCCGATATGCTGACCCGCATCCGCAATGCGCAGATGGTGGAAAAACCCACCGTCGCCATGCCGGCTTCCAAAGTCAAGGCCGCCATTGCCCAGGTGCTCAAGGACGAGGGCTACATCGACGGCTTCCAAGTCAAGAGCCAAGACGGCAAGAACGAGCTCGTCATCGGCCTCAAATACTACGCCGGGCGCCCGGTGATCGAGCGCATCGAGCGCGTCAGCCGCCCCGGTCTGCGCGTCTATAAGGGTTCCAAGTCGATCCCCCAAGTCATGAACGGCTTGGGCGTGGCCATCGTCACCACACCGCAAGGCGTGATGACCGATCGCAAGGCGCGCGCCGCCGGTGTCGGTGGCGAAGTGTTGTGTTACGTCGCCTGA
- the rplF gene encoding 50S ribosomal protein L6, protein MSRVGKTPIAIPAGVEVALQPDAIRVKGALGALALAPNAQVQVQHADGRLTFAAVGDSAQAKALCGTMRQLVNNMVQGVSKGFEKKLSLVGVGYKASASGNKLNLAVGYSHPVDFVMPEGVSVTTPAATEVVLKGADRQRVGQIAAEIRAVRPPEPYKGKGIRYVGEKVVIKETKKK, encoded by the coding sequence ATGTCTCGTGTAGGTAAAACACCGATCGCCATTCCGGCCGGGGTCGAAGTGGCGCTGCAGCCCGACGCCATCCGCGTCAAGGGCGCGCTGGGCGCGCTGGCGCTGGCCCCCAATGCCCAAGTGCAGGTGCAGCATGCCGATGGCCGCCTGACCTTTGCTGCCGTGGGCGACAGCGCGCAGGCCAAGGCCCTGTGCGGCACCATGCGCCAGTTGGTCAACAACATGGTGCAGGGCGTGAGCAAGGGCTTCGAGAAGAAGCTCTCGCTGGTGGGCGTGGGCTACAAAGCCAGCGCCAGCGGCAACAAGCTCAACCTCGCCGTGGGCTATTCGCACCCGGTCGATTTCGTAATGCCCGAAGGCGTGAGCGTGACCACTCCGGCCGCGACCGAAGTCGTGCTCAAGGGCGCCGACCGCCAGCGCGTGGGCCAGATTGCCGCCGAAATTCGCGCCGTGCGCCCGCCCGAGCCTTATAAAGGCAAGGGCATCCGCTACGTCGGTGAGAAGGTCGTCATCAAAGAGACCAAGAAAAAATAA
- the rplR gene encoding 50S ribosomal protein L18 encodes MLTKKEQRLRRARQTRIRIAQQGALRLSVNRSNLHIYANVISEDGARVLVSASTLEAEVRAQIAAANGNGGNRAAAELVGQRIAAKAKAAGIEKVAFDRSGFAYHGRVKALAEAARAAGLQF; translated from the coding sequence ATGTTGACGAAAAAAGAACAGCGTTTGCGCCGTGCCCGCCAGACCCGCATTCGCATCGCCCAGCAAGGCGCACTGCGCCTGAGTGTGAACCGCAGCAACCTGCACATCTACGCCAACGTCATCTCCGAAGACGGTGCGCGCGTGCTGGTCTCGGCCTCGACGCTGGAAGCCGAAGTGCGCGCCCAGATCGCTGCGGCCAACGGCAACGGTGGCAACAGGGCGGCGGCCGAACTGGTCGGCCAGCGCATCGCCGCCAAGGCCAAGGCCGCCGGGATCGAGAAGGTGGCTTTTGACCGTTCCGGTTTTGCCTACCACGGTCGTGTCAAAGCCCTTGCAGAAGCCGCGCGTGCCGCCGGCCTGCAATTCTGA
- the rpsE gene encoding 30S ribosomal protein S5, which yields MAKMLANVKSEANDDGLREKMIAVNRVTKVVKGGRIMSFAALTVVGDGDGRVGMGKGKAREVPVSVQKAMDEARRNLFKVAIKNGTLHHAVHGRHGASSVMMLPANKGTGIIAGGPMRAVCEVLGVTDVVAKSHGSTNPYNLVRATLDALRRSMTPYEVAAKRGKSVEEILA from the coding sequence ATGGCAAAGATGCTTGCGAATGTAAAGAGCGAGGCCAACGACGATGGCCTGCGCGAAAAGATGATCGCGGTCAACCGCGTCACCAAAGTGGTCAAAGGCGGGCGCATCATGAGCTTTGCCGCCCTGACCGTGGTCGGTGACGGCGACGGCCGCGTCGGCATGGGCAAAGGCAAGGCGCGCGAAGTGCCGGTGTCGGTGCAAAAAGCCATGGACGAAGCGCGCCGCAACCTGTTCAAGGTGGCGATCAAGAACGGCACCCTGCACCACGCGGTGCACGGCCGCCACGGCGCTTCCAGCGTCATGATGCTGCCGGCCAACAAGGGTACCGGCATCATCGCCGGCGGCCCGATGCGCGCCGTCTGCGAGGTGCTGGGCGTGACCGACGTCGTGGCCAAGAGCCACGGCTCGACCAACCCCTACAACTTGGTGCGCGCCACGCTGGACGCGCTGCGCCGCTCCATGACGCCCTACGAAGTGGCGGCCAAGCGCGGCAAATCGGTCGAAGAAATTCTGGCCTAA
- the rpmD gene encoding 50S ribosomal protein L30, with the protein MTTASTLTIKLVRSPIGCRADHRATVRGLGLRKLNSVSVLQDTPAVRGMINKISYLLQVI; encoded by the coding sequence ATGACTACCGCCTCCACCCTCACCATCAAGCTGGTGCGCAGCCCGATCGGCTGCCGTGCCGACCACCGCGCCACCGTGCGCGGGCTGGGCCTGCGCAAGCTCAACAGCGTCAGCGTGTTGCAAGACACCCCGGCGGTGCGTGGCATGATCAACAAGATCAGCTACCTGCTGCAAGTGATCTGA
- the rplO gene encoding 50S ribosomal protein L15, which produces MELNTLKPAAGSKSARRRVGRGIGSGLGKTAGRGHKGQKSRSGGYHKVGFEGGQMPLQRRLPKRGFKSTTLKFNAEVTLDDLQVLGAAQVDLLLLKQAGLVPELARKVKVINTGQLSLAVQLNQIGATAGAKAAIEAAGGSVAA; this is translated from the coding sequence ATGGAACTCAACACCCTCAAGCCCGCTGCGGGCTCCAAATCGGCTCGGCGCCGTGTCGGTCGGGGCATCGGCTCCGGCTTGGGCAAAACCGCCGGTCGTGGCCACAAAGGCCAAAAATCGCGCTCCGGCGGCTACCACAAGGTCGGCTTTGAAGGCGGCCAGATGCCGCTGCAACGCCGCCTGCCCAAGCGCGGCTTCAAATCCACCACCCTGAAGTTCAACGCCGAAGTCACGCTCGACGACCTGCAGGTGCTGGGCGCGGCACAAGTCGATCTGCTGTTGCTCAAGCAAGCCGGTCTGGTGCCCGAGCTGGCGCGCAAAGTCAAGGTCATCAACACCGGTCAGCTGTCGCTGGCGGTGCAGTTGAACCAGATCGGCGCCACCGCTGGTGCCAAGGCAGCCATCGAAGCCGCTGGCGGCTCGGTCGCGGCTTGA
- the secY gene encoding preprotein translocase subunit SecY yields MATNAASLARTGKYADLRRRLFFLLGALIVYRIGAHIPVPGIDPDQLAQLFQGQAGNILNLFNMFTGGSLQRFAVFALGIMPYISAAIIIQLLTYVVPTLIALRKEGEAGKRKITQYTRYSTLALAIFQSFGIALALEGMPGMVVDPGFAFRFTAVVSLVAGTMFLMWLGEQITERGVGNGISMLIFAGIVAGLPSAMGGLTELVRTGAMGILSAIFILLLVVAVTYFVVYVERGQRKVLVNYARRQVGNKVYGGQSSHLPLKLNMAGVIPPIFASSIILLPATLVTWFSADQGMDWLRDMAGALSPGQPIYIALYAAAIIFFCFFYTALVFNSRETADNLKKSGAFIPGIRPGDQTARHIDKILGRLTLVGALYITAVCLLPEFLILYYNVPFYFGGTSLLIIVIVTMDFWTQVQNYMMSEQYESLLKKSSFKGAPGV; encoded by the coding sequence GTGGCCACCAACGCTGCCTCCCTAGCCCGAACCGGAAAGTACGCCGATTTGCGTCGGCGGCTGTTCTTTTTGCTGGGCGCGCTGATCGTCTATCGCATCGGGGCGCACATCCCTGTGCCGGGCATCGATCCAGACCAACTGGCGCAGTTGTTCCAGGGCCAGGCGGGCAACATCCTGAACCTGTTCAACATGTTCACGGGTGGTTCGCTGCAGCGCTTTGCCGTCTTTGCCTTGGGCATCATGCCCTACATCTCGGCGGCGATCATCATTCAGCTGCTCACCTACGTGGTGCCGACGCTGATCGCGCTGCGCAAAGAAGGCGAGGCCGGCAAGCGCAAGATCACGCAGTACACGCGCTACAGCACGCTGGCGCTGGCGATTTTCCAGTCCTTTGGCATTGCGCTCGCTCTCGAGGGCATGCCGGGCATGGTGGTCGATCCTGGGTTCGCCTTTCGCTTCACGGCGGTGGTGAGCTTGGTGGCTGGCACCATGTTCCTGATGTGGCTGGGCGAGCAGATCACCGAGCGCGGCGTCGGCAACGGCATTTCGATGCTGATCTTTGCCGGCATCGTGGCCGGTTTGCCGAGTGCCATGGGCGGGCTGACCGAGCTGGTGCGCACCGGCGCGATGGGCATTCTGTCGGCCATCTTCATCCTGTTGCTGGTGGTGGCGGTGACCTACTTCGTGGTCTATGTGGAGCGTGGGCAGCGCAAGGTGCTGGTCAATTACGCCCGGCGCCAAGTGGGCAACAAGGTCTATGGTGGCCAGTCGTCGCACCTGCCGCTCAAGCTCAACATGGCCGGCGTGATCCCGCCGATTTTTGCCTCCTCGATCATTTTGCTGCCGGCCACCTTGGTGACTTGGTTCAGCGCCGATCAGGGCATGGACTGGTTGCGCGACATGGCCGGCGCGCTCTCGCCTGGGCAGCCGATCTACATTGCGCTCTATGCCGCCGCGATCATCTTCTTTTGTTTCTTCTACACCGCGCTGGTATTCAACAGCCGCGAAACCGCAGACAACCTGAAGAAGAGCGGTGCCTTCATCCCGGGCATCCGCCCAGGGGATCAGACCGCCCGCCACATCGACAAGATCTTGGGCCGCCTGACGCTGGTGGGTGCGCTCTACATCACGGCGGTGTGTTTGCTGCCCGAGTTCCTGATCCTGTATTACAACGTTCCGTTCTACTTTGGTGGCACCTCGCTGCTGATCATCGTGATTGTGACCATGGACTTCTGGACCCAGGTGCAAAATTACATGATGTCTGAGCAGTACGAGTCCTTGCTCAAGAAATCCAGTTTCAAGGGCGCCCCCGGGGTCTGA
- the infA gene encoding translation initiation factor IF-1, whose translation MSKDDVIEMQGEVVENLPNATFRVKLENGHVVLGHISGKMRMHYIRILPGDKVKVELTPYDLTRARIVFRSK comes from the coding sequence ATGTCCAAAGACGATGTCATCGAGATGCAGGGCGAGGTGGTGGAGAATTTGCCCAACGCCACCTTCCGCGTCAAGCTTGAAAACGGCCACGTCGTGCTCGGGCACATATCCGGCAAGATGCGCATGCACTACATCCGCATCCTGCCTGGCGACAAGGTCAAGGTGGAGCTCACGCCCTACGACCTCACACGGGCGCGGATCGTGTTCCGCAGCAAATAG
- the rpmJ gene encoding 50S ribosomal protein L36: protein MRVSASVKKMCRNCKIIRRHGVVRVICTDPRHKQRQG from the coding sequence ATGAGAGTTTCGGCTTCGGTCAAAAAAATGTGCCGCAACTGCAAGATCATTCGTCGTCATGGCGTGGTGCGGGTTATCTGCACCGACCCACGGCACAAGCAGCGTCAAGGCTGA
- the rpsM gene encoding 30S ribosomal protein S13: MARIAGINIPPQKHAEIGLTAIFGIGRTRARQICEACGIAYSKKIKELSDAELEKVREAVNTLTIEGDLRRETTMNIKRLMDIGCYRGFRHRRGLPVRGQRTKTNARTRKGPRKAAQSLKK; encoded by the coding sequence ATGGCACGTATCGCTGGTATCAACATTCCGCCGCAAAAGCACGCCGAAATCGGCCTGACGGCGATCTTTGGCATCGGGCGCACCCGCGCACGGCAGATTTGCGAGGCCTGTGGCATCGCATACTCGAAAAAGATCAAAGAGCTTTCCGACGCCGAACTCGAAAAGGTTCGTGAAGCGGTCAACACCCTGACCATCGAGGGCGATTTGCGCCGCGAAACCACGATGAACATCAAGCGTTTGATGGACATCGGCTGCTATCGCGGTTTCCGCCATCGGCGCGGCCTGCCTGTGCGCGGCCAGCGCACCAAGACCAACGCCCGCACCCGCAAGGGCCCGCGCAAGGCTGCCCAGTCGCTGAAGAAATAA
- the rpsK gene encoding 30S ribosomal protein S11 has product MAKPQASNAAARVRKKVRKNISDGIAHVHASFNNTIINITDRQGNSLSWASSGGQGFKGSRKSTPFAAQVASEVAGRAAIEQGIKNLDVEIKGPGPGRESSVRALGALGIRINSIADVTPVPHNGCRPQKRRRI; this is encoded by the coding sequence ATGGCCAAGCCCCAAGCCTCCAACGCCGCCGCCCGCGTGCGCAAAAAAGTTCGCAAGAACATCTCCGACGGCATTGCCCACGTGCACGCTTCGTTCAACAACACCATCATCAACATCACCGACCGCCAAGGCAACTCGCTGTCGTGGGCGTCGTCGGGTGGTCAGGGTTTCAAGGGCTCGCGCAAATCGACCCCCTTCGCAGCCCAGGTGGCGTCCGAAGTGGCTGGCCGCGCGGCCATCGAGCAAGGCATCAAAAACCTCGACGTCGAAATCAAGGGCCCGGGCCCGGGTCGCGAATCCTCGGTGCGCGCATTGGGCGCCCTAGGGATCCGCATCAACTCGATCGCCGACGTGACCCCGGTGCCGCACAACGGCTGCCGCCCGCAAAAGCGCCGCCGCATCTGA
- the rpsD gene encoding 30S ribosomal protein S4, producing MARYLGPKAKLSRREGTDLLLKSARRSISDKAKFDSKPGQHGRTSGQRTSDFGLQLREKQKVKRMYGVLERQFRRYFAEADRRRGNTGTNLLGLLESRLDNVVFRMGFASTRAEARQLVSHKAVLVNGQSCNIPSALVKSGDVVSVREKSRNQNRVKEALELAKQIGFPAWVEVAVEKAEGTFKKVPDRDEFAADINESLIVELYSR from the coding sequence GTGGCACGTTACCTCGGCCCCAAGGCCAAACTCTCCCGCCGTGAAGGCACCGATCTGTTGCTCAAGAGCGCGCGGCGCTCGATCAGCGACAAGGCCAAGTTCGACTCCAAGCCCGGCCAGCACGGCCGCACCTCGGGTCAGCGCACTTCCGACTTCGGTCTGCAGCTGCGCGAAAAGCAAAAAGTCAAGCGCATGTACGGTGTGCTCGAGCGCCAGTTCCGGCGCTACTTCGCCGAAGCCGACCGCCGCCGTGGCAACACCGGCACCAACCTGCTCGGCCTGCTCGAATCGCGCCTCGACAACGTGGTGTTTCGCATGGGCTTTGCCTCGACCCGCGCCGAAGCGCGCCAGTTGGTCTCGCACAAGGCGGTGTTGGTGAATGGCCAGAGCTGCAACATCCCGTCGGCACTGGTCAAATCGGGTGATGTGGTGTCGGTGCGCGAAAAATCGCGCAACCAGAACCGCGTCAAAGAGGCGCTGGAGCTCGCCAAACAGATCGGTTTCCCCGCATGGGTTGAGGTCGCGGTCGAAAAGGCCGAGGGCACCTTCAAGAAAGTGCCGGACCGCGACGAGTTCGCCGCCGACATCAACGAATCGCTGATCGTCGAACTGTATTCGCGCTAA
- a CDS encoding DNA-directed RNA polymerase subunit alpha has protein sequence MLNNLLKPKNIQVEHLGPNHAEVTLEPFERGYGHTLGNALRRVLLASMVGHAPTEVTISGVLHEFSSIDGVQEDTVDMLLNLKGVVFKLHGRDEVTLSLRKEVEGLVTAGDIQTPHDVEILNPQHPIATLSAGTKLDMQIKVEKGRGYVPGNLRRGEDSTRSIGRILLDASFSPVKRVSYAVENARVEQRTDLDKLVLDIETNGAVAPEEAVRAAAKILVEQLAVFAQLVRDESSDFGASPSRASQQFDPILLRPVDELELTVRSANCLKAENIYYIGDLIQRTENELLKTPNLGRKSLNEIKEVLASRGLTLGMKLESWPPAGLDKH, from the coding sequence ATGCTTAACAATCTCCTGAAACCCAAGAACATTCAAGTCGAGCACCTCGGCCCCAACCACGCCGAAGTCACGCTCGAGCCCTTTGAGCGCGGCTATGGCCACACGCTGGGCAACGCGCTGCGCCGGGTGTTGTTGGCTTCGATGGTCGGCCACGCTCCCACCGAGGTCACCATCTCGGGTGTGTTGCATGAGTTTTCTTCGATCGACGGCGTGCAAGAAGACACTGTTGACATGCTGCTCAACCTCAAAGGCGTGGTGTTCAAGCTCCACGGCCGCGACGAAGTCACCTTGAGCCTGCGCAAAGAGGTCGAAGGCCTGGTCACAGCGGGCGACATCCAGACCCCGCACGACGTGGAAATCCTGAATCCGCAGCACCCCATCGCCACCCTGAGCGCGGGCACCAAGCTCGACATGCAGATCAAGGTCGAGAAGGGCCGCGGCTACGTGCCCGGCAACCTGCGCCGCGGCGAGGACAGCACGCGCTCGATCGGCCGAATTTTGCTCGATGCCTCTTTTTCGCCGGTCAAGCGCGTCAGCTACGCGGTGGAAAACGCCCGCGTCGAGCAGCGCACCGACCTCGACAAGCTGGTGCTGGACATCGAAACCAACGGTGCCGTGGCACCCGAGGAAGCGGTGCGCGCCGCGGCCAAGATTCTGGTCGAGCAGCTGGCGGTGTTTGCCCAGTTGGTCCGCGACGAATCGTCCGACTTTGGCGCCTCGCCCAGCCGCGCTTCGCAGCAGTTTGACCCGATTTTGCTGCGCCCGGTCGATGAGCTCGAGCTCACGGTGCGCTCGGCCAACTGCCTCAAGGCCGAAAACATCTACTACATCGGTGACCTGATCCAGCGCACCGAAAACGAGCTGCTCAAAACCCCCAACCTGGGTCGCAAGTCGCTCAACGAAATCAAGGAAGTGCTGGCTTCGCGCGGCTTGACGCTGGGCATGAAGCTGGAGAGCTGGCCGCCCGCTGGGCTGGACAAGCACTGA
- the rplQ gene encoding 50S ribosomal protein L17, with product MRHGHGLRKLNRTTSHRLAMLRNMMNSLLTHEAIQTTLPKAKELRRVVEPMITLAKVPTVANRRLAFDRLRDRDVVVKLFDVLGPRFNARPGGYTRILKTGYRVGDNAPMALIELVDRGDAETTKEEQASADKTQ from the coding sequence ATGCGTCACGGACACGGACTTCGCAAACTCAACCGCACCACCAGCCACCGGCTGGCCATGCTGCGCAACATGATGAACTCGCTGCTCACGCACGAAGCGATTCAAACCACCTTGCCCAAGGCCAAAGAGCTGCGCCGCGTGGTCGAGCCCATGATCACCTTGGCCAAAGTGCCGACGGTGGCCAACCGCCGCTTGGCTTTTGACCGCCTGCGCGACCGCGACGTGGTGGTTAAGCTGTTCGACGTGCTCGGCCCGCGCTTCAACGCCCGTCCGGGTGGCTACACGCGCATCCTCAAAACCGGGTATCGCGTCGGCGACAACGCCCCGATGGCCCTGATCGAGCTGGTCGATCGCGGCGATGCAGAAACCACCAAAGAAGAACAAGCTTCTGCCGACAAAACGCAGTAA